The Symphalangus syndactylus isolate Jambi chromosome 8, NHGRI_mSymSyn1-v2.1_pri, whole genome shotgun sequence genome includes a window with the following:
- the DLST gene encoding dihydrolipoyllysine-residue succinyltransferase component of 2-oxoglutarate dehydrogenase complex, mitochondrial isoform X1 — MLSRSRCVSRAFSRSLSAFQKGNCPLGRRSLPGVSLCQGPGYPNSRKVVINNSVFSVRFFRTTAVCKDDLVTVKTPAFAESVTEGDVRWEKAVGDTVAEDEVVCEIETDKTSVQVPSPANGVIEALLVPDGGKVEGGTPLFTLRKTGAAPAKAKPAEAPAAAAPKAEPTAAAVPPPAAPIPTQMPLVPSPSQPPSGKPVSAVKPTAALPLAEPGAGKGLRSEHREKMNRMRQRIAQRLKEAQNTCAMLTTFNEIDMSNIQEMRARHKEAFLKKHNLKLGFMSAFVKASAFALQEQPVVNAVIDDATKEVVYRDYIDISVAVATPRGLVVPVIRNVETMNYADIERTITELGEKARKNELAIEDMDGGTFTISNGGVFGSLFGTPIINPPQSAILGMHGIFDRPVAVGGKVEVRPMMYVALTYDHRLIDGREAVTFLRKIKAAVEDPRVLLLDL, encoded by the exons ATGCTGTCCCGGTCCCGGTGTGTGTCCCGGGCGTTCAGCCGCTCGCTCTCCGCCTTCCAGAAG GGGAACTGCCCTCTAGGGAGACGTTCCCTGCCTG GGGTCTCCTTATGCCAGGGACCAGGTTACCCTAACAGCAGGAAGGTTGT CATTAACAACAGTGTCTTCAGTGTTCGCTTTTTCAGAACTACAGCTGTATGCA AGGATGACTTGGTTACAGTCAAAACCCCAGCGTTTGCAGAATCTGTCACAGAGGGAGATGTCAGGTGGGAGAAAG CTGTTGGAGACACAGTTGCAGAAGATGAAGTGGTTTGTGAGATTGAAACTGACAAG ACATCTGTGCAGGTTCCATCACCAGCAAATGGCGTGATTGAAGCTCTTTTGGTACCTGATGGGGGAAAAGTCGAAGGAGGCACTCCACTTTTCACACTCAGGAAAACTGGTG ctGCTCCTGCTAAGGCCAAGCCGGCTGAAGCTCCTGCTGCTGCAGCCCCAAAAGCAGAACCTACAGCAGCAGCAGTTCCTCCCCCTGCAGCACCCATACCCACTCAGATGCCACTGGTGCCCTCGCCCTCACAACCTCCTTCTGGCAAACCTG TGTCTGCAGTAAAACCCACTGCTGCCCTGCCACTAGCTGAGCCAGGAGCTGGCAAAGGTCTGCGTTCAGAACATCGG GAGAAAATGAACAGGATGCGGCAGCGCATTGCTCAGCGTCTGAAGGAGGCCCAGAATACATGTGCAATGCTGACAACGTTTAATGAGATTGACATGAG TAACATCCAGGAGATGAGGGCTCGGCACAAAGAGGCTTTTTTGAAGAAACATAACCTCAAACTAGGCTTCATGTCGGCATTTGTGAAGGCCTCAGCTTTTGCCTTGCAGGAACAGCCTGTTGTAAATGCAG TGATTGACGATGCAACCAAAGAGGTGGTGTATAGGGATTATATTGACATCAGTGTTGCAGTGGCCACCCCACGG GGTCTGGTGGTTCCAGTCATCAGGAATGTGGAAACTATGAATTATGCAGATATTGAACGGACCATCACTGAACTGGGAGAGAAG GCCCGAAAGAATGAACTTGCCATTGAAGATATGGATGGCGGTACCTTCACCATTAGCAATGGAGGCGTTTTTGGCTCGCTCTTTGGAACACCCATTATCAACCCCCCTCAGTCTGCCATCCTGGGGATGCATGGCATCTTTGACAGGCCAGTGGCTGTAGGAGGCAAG GTAGAGGTGCGGCCCATGATGTATGTGGCACTGACCTATGATCACCGGCTGATTGATGGCAGAGAGGCTGTGACTTTCCTCCGCAAAATCAAGGCAGCGGTAGAGGATCCCAGGGTCCTCCTCCTGGATCTTTAG
- the DLST gene encoding dihydrolipoyllysine-residue succinyltransferase component of 2-oxoglutarate dehydrogenase complex, mitochondrial isoform X2 produces MPLVPSPSQPPSGKPVSAVKPTAALPLAEPGAGKGLRSEHREKMNRMRQRIAQRLKEAQNTCAMLTTFNEIDMSNIQEMRARHKEAFLKKHNLKLGFMSAFVKASAFALQEQPVVNAVIDDATKEVVYRDYIDISVAVATPRGLVVPVIRNVETMNYADIERTITELGEKARKNELAIEDMDGGTFTISNGGVFGSLFGTPIINPPQSAILGMHGIFDRPVAVGGKVEVRPMMYVALTYDHRLIDGREAVTFLRKIKAAVEDPRVLLLDL; encoded by the exons ATGCCACTGGTGCCCTCGCCCTCACAACCTCCTTCTGGCAAACCTG TGTCTGCAGTAAAACCCACTGCTGCCCTGCCACTAGCTGAGCCAGGAGCTGGCAAAGGTCTGCGTTCAGAACATCGG GAGAAAATGAACAGGATGCGGCAGCGCATTGCTCAGCGTCTGAAGGAGGCCCAGAATACATGTGCAATGCTGACAACGTTTAATGAGATTGACATGAG TAACATCCAGGAGATGAGGGCTCGGCACAAAGAGGCTTTTTTGAAGAAACATAACCTCAAACTAGGCTTCATGTCGGCATTTGTGAAGGCCTCAGCTTTTGCCTTGCAGGAACAGCCTGTTGTAAATGCAG TGATTGACGATGCAACCAAAGAGGTGGTGTATAGGGATTATATTGACATCAGTGTTGCAGTGGCCACCCCACGG GGTCTGGTGGTTCCAGTCATCAGGAATGTGGAAACTATGAATTATGCAGATATTGAACGGACCATCACTGAACTGGGAGAGAAG GCCCGAAAGAATGAACTTGCCATTGAAGATATGGATGGCGGTACCTTCACCATTAGCAATGGAGGCGTTTTTGGCTCGCTCTTTGGAACACCCATTATCAACCCCCCTCAGTCTGCCATCCTGGGGATGCATGGCATCTTTGACAGGCCAGTGGCTGTAGGAGGCAAG GTAGAGGTGCGGCCCATGATGTATGTGGCACTGACCTATGATCACCGGCTGATTGATGGCAGAGAGGCTGTGACTTTCCTCCGCAAAATCAAGGCAGCGGTAGAGGATCCCAGGGTCCTCCTCCTGGATCTTTAG